The genomic DNA TTAGCCGGATAAAAGACATTGCCGATCGCCTCGCTCCCCGATTGATTGAGATTCGTCGGCATCTGCACAGCCACCCGGAGCTAAGTGGGCAGGAATATCAGACAGCAGCCTATGTGGCAGGGGTTTTGTCCTCCTGTGGGCTGCACGTTCAGGAACTCGTGGGCAAAACGGGGGTAGTAGGACACCTCAACGGCGACAGCACCGATTCGCGGCTGTTAGGTATTCGGGCGGATATGGACGCGCTGCCGATTCAGGAGCGGACTGGACTTGAATTTGCCTCCCATCAGCCGGGAATTATGCATGCCTGCGGGCACGATGTGCATACCACGGTTGGACTGGGTACGGCGATGATTTTATCTCAGTTGGGAACCCTCCCCGGCACAATTCGCTTTTTGTTTCAGCCCGCCGAAGAAACCGCCCAGGGCGCAAGCTGGATGATCCGCGATGGCGTGATGGAGGATATTGACGCCGTTCTGGCGACCCATGTGTTTCCCACGATTCCCGGTGGATCGATCGGCATCCGCTATGGGGCACTGACAGCAGCAGCAGACGATCTGGAAATTACAATTCTGGGAGAGTCAGGGCATGGGGCACGTCCTCACGAAGCGATCGACGCAGTTTGGATTGCTTCCCAGGTGATTACCAGCCTCCAGCAGGCAATTAGCCGTACCCAAAATCCCCTGCGCCCCGTAGTTCTCACGATCGGGCAAATCAACGGCGGACGGGCACCCAACGTCATTGCGGATCAGGTGCGGCTGCTGGGAACGGTGCGATCGCTCCATCCCGAAACCAGTGCCATGCTGCCAGAGTGGATCGAGGGCATTGTGTCAAATGTTTGCCAGACCTACGGCGCGAAGTACGAAATGAACTATCGGCGGGGCGTGCCCTCCGTCCAGAACGATCCCTACCTGACTAAGATTGTCGAGGATGCGGCGCAGGAAGCCTGGGGGAGCGATCGGGTGCAGCTGCTGATGGAGCCATCCTTAGGCGCAGAGGATTTTTCGCTGTATCTGAATCACGCGCCGGGAACGATGTTTCGCTTAGGGGTCGGCTTTCGCGATCGCCCCAACTATCCGCTGCATCACCCGCAGTTTCACGTCGATGAGAGTTCGATTATTACGGGCGTGGTGACGATGGCGTATGCGGCTTACAAGTATTGGCATGAGTGATTCGTAGCGTAATTGCCTAACCAGTCATTGCTTAGCCAGTGATTGGCTAACCAGTAATGCCTAACCAGGCCAATCAAATGTCACGTCAGATAGACGATCGCTCGCAAACCCCTCTGTTATTCTTTGGGAAATCGTTTACCTTTCAGGCACTATGGCTGCTTCCCAACCGCTTACGGGCATTGAACTTGTTGACTGCGCTAAAGCCAACGCCGAGCAGGGAGTCTCGGTTGCGGCAGAACTGTGCGGCTACGGTCAGGATATTCCCCGCTTCCAGCAGGCACTTCAACAAGCCTGCCATCAGATCGGCGTTGAGATTTCCTCGCTGCGGGACTTAATTACTGACCAGCAAACGGTAATTCAGACGGGCGGCATCGAAGTCGCACCCGACACGCCTAACGAGCTATAGACAAGCTATAAACCTTGTGCCTGCTGCCTGGCTGCTGCTTTCAAATGTGCCAGTACGTTGCGGGTCATCTGTTGAGCAGCTTGACTCAGATAGGACGATCGCAAAGTGGGCGCGTTAAAGTCATCCAGTCCCCAGCTCCACTGCATCGATCCGGTGGCGAAGACGGCAGCAGTTTTCGTCTCATACATCGTCATGTCCGAGAAACGGGTTTGGCGACGCCAGTGAAAGGGCGAATGGGCAATCGTCTTAATGCCGCTGGGACTCGCAGAGGAAATGCGATCGACCTCGTAGCCTAACAGTCCTGCCAAACGGCTTCCGGGCTTCAGGTTCGTGCTGGCAAGAATCCAGTCGGGTGCAGTTGGGGCGATCGTGATATCCCCCAGCACCGGATCGACATCGTACATCACGCCCAGTAATTCAGCTTCGGGACGGTTCACTCGCCGATCGCGCCATTGAGTGGTGATTCGCCGATCGTTGGTTTCCACGCGGTCACGCATGACTGGATCAAGGCTTGCCCATTCCTTATATGCCACGATCGTCCGATCCGGCATGAAGCGGTTAAATCCATAAATTCCCGGCTCCAAACGGATTTGCCAGTAGCAGGTATTAGACGAAAAAAAGCCCAGACTCACGCCTGCATCTCTGGCAGCTTCCACATTTTGCCGCATTTCCCACGACCAGTATTCATCATGTCCCACCGAGAGAAAGACTCGATGCGATCGCAGTAAGTTGGGATTGGCATGGGTATCGATATCTGTGGCGTAGGTGATGTCATAGCCTTCCCGTTCCAGCCAGCGCACCATGTTGTACTCCCATCCCGCACTGAAAACCCGGCGATGGGGCTGCACATTGGTTAAAAACTCACCTGCTCCCACACCATACGCCGCTGCTGGATTAGGACTGGGTGCGTAGGGACGGTTGAACGATACTTTCAATGCCTGTCCGCCCCGACTATTCCAGCGGTAGAGCGATTTTCCGCCCCAGTTGTTATACGCCTGAAAGGTCGTGACGCTGGACTGAAACAAATAGTCCGAGGGGCGATCGTCCTGCCGCACCACAAAAATGATATAGCTCTGTTTCTGGCTGCGGTTGGCGGTCAGCTTTGCCAGATACACGCCGCTGATCCAGCCCGATTTCGCATCCGTTGGAATTGTTAACCAGTAAGGATCTTGCCAGTTGCACTCAATGATTCCCGTCAGCGGATCGATCGCAGGAAGCGGTTGAGAAACGCTCGATCGCAGAATCGGCTCACCCATGCGTCTGGCTCCCTTGCCACCATACCAGCCCATCCGAAACAGCTCAATCTTATACTCCGGATCAGGAGTATTTACGTAGAAGGCGATCGACTCTCCCCGATTTACGCTGGTTCGGGAAGCATAGCCTTCAATTTCATGGTGCAGTCCAGGTCGGGAAAGCTGCCAATCGGTTGTGCCGGGTCGCCTATTTTCTGCAACGGTTGGGTTGGGTACTGGCTCCGCTGCCTGAACGGTTGCTAAAGCTCCGCAAAAACTAATTACATCCACTACCCCGCAGGGAACCCTGCTTTGTATTGCTCGACTGATAAAAACAGCTGCTAAGAAAAAAACAATAAACTGAATCTTTAAATTGGGTTTTAACTTTGGTTTAAAGTGAGGAGAATTCAGGGGTGGAGAGAGAGTGAAGTAGGCGCGAAGACTTCTCATCTAAAAGGGATTCGGGGAAAAAGTCAAATGCTAACCAAAAATTTATGCAATCGGCGGAATTCTACGGTCGTCTTCCTGACACCGTCTCTTCTACACTAGAGTTTAGTCGGCAGAGTGCGCTTCATCTTCAGTGATTGTTGATCCCGATATGAGTCCTGCTTTAAGTCCTGCTTCTGCGATGATGCCTCCCCCCAATCCTCCACGGGAGGACTCTTCAATGCTCGAATCCTCAATGCTCTATGTGGATGCGGTTATTGGTGCAGCCATCTTCGATTTGAATGGGTTGCCCAAGGAGTATCTAACCTCTAAAGAAAGCCAGGATTTGGGCTGGGTACAAACGGTTTTTCAGGCACTTGGCTTGCAGTCCCTGCTCATGTCCTCGCTGCGGCTAGAAGGGCTACGCCATGTGGTAGTCCACGGACTGGATTTTCAGGCGATCGTCGTACGGCAAGAAACCTGCTATATTGCCCTGCTGCTTCGGAGCGTCCCCCCCCACCTTGACCCGCAATTTATCCAGTGGGCGAGGAATCTAGAGCCTGCTACTTTGCGAAAAAGTCCACGATTGCAGTCACATTAGCAGATTCCCACCCGCTTCTAACTGCCTCTAATTGCAGCTATAGCCGTTATAAGAAATTAAAACAGACGATTCTCTGGCGGCTTCCGCCCGTTCTGGGGAAAACCCCTCTAAAATAAAGATGAAGTTTTGTAAACTCATCGTATTAGAGCTATGGTTTCTCCCTCTCAATCCACAATTACGCCCAATCTACCGGAACCGAAATTTGGCTTCAACGGTTACGCAGAGCGCCTCAATGGTCGAGCCGCTATGATTGGTTTTGTGGCAACGATCGCGATCGAATACTTGACCGGACAGGGTTTACTTTCGTGGCTAGGACTTCTGTAGATCGCATCGACGGCTATCGCCACAGAAAAAATCTCCCTACTATATAGATGGCAGCGATAAGCAGCTGCATCAGCATCACCGGAATCCCGTAGCGCAAAAAGGTTTGAAACGAAATGCGCTTGCCGTGCTGTTCGGCAATTCCGGCTGCCACAATGTTTGACGATGCGCCCACCAGCGTTCCATTACCGCCCAGAGTTGCACCGTACATCATGGCGTAGAACAGGGGCAGTACCTCCGCCGGGAACTGTCCCTCAAAGCCAGGACTCAGGACTTCGGTACCCACCAGTCCCACACTCACAACATACTGCTTTAGGAGCGGCACCATTGCTACGACGAGGGGAATATTTGGTACAACGCTGGAAATCAGTCCCACAAAAAGCAGCAGCACCAGAGAACCCAGCAGAATGTTTTGTCCCAGAATAACGGCAAGCAACCCCGACAAACTGCCGATAATACCCGTTTTTTCCAGTCCGCCAATCAGGACGAAGATACTCATAAAAAACAGCAGCGTACTCCAGTCCACGTCCCGCAGGATGTTGTGAACGGTGTCGATTTTGCTCTGGTGTGCCAGCAGAAGCGCAAGGGCAGCTCCCAGCAGGGCAGAGGCAGCGGGAGAAACGCGAATGGGGAGAAGTTCGCCGACGACGAAAAAGGTCAGCACCGCAGCGACGATGATTCCCCCCAGCGCCAGTACACGCGGGTGGTTCACCTTAGGATGGGGCAGGTGTTCCAGGTCAGTTAGCCGTTTGTTCCATATGGGAGCGAACAGGAAGGGAATTATCAGAACAAGGGTGACGATCGCCAGCGCCCCTCCCAAACTCAGCCGCATCAGGTAGTCCATAAAGCTGAGATTGATGGCATCCCCCACAATAAAGGTTGCCGGATCGCCCACAATAGTCAGCAGTCCGGCACTATTTGCCACAAACACCATCAGAATTAGCAGCGGCACAAAATCAACCCCAACCTCCTCTGCCATTGGCGGAATTAGCGGAGCCAGCAGCATCACGGTCGTTGCGTTGGGCAGTACGGCACAGATGGGGGTGGTAATCGCCACAATTCCCAGCAGCAGCCGTTTTCCCTGCCCCTTCGCCAGAATTACCATCTGGGTCGCCAGATAATCGAAGATTTTGGTAGGTTCAAAGGCACGAACCAGCACCATGACCCCAAAAAAGAGTGCCAGTGTGGAATAGCTGCCGCCAACATATTCGATCGCCTCTGTCAGGGTCATAACGTTGGCAAAGACCAGCAGCAGTGCCCCCAAAAAAGCTGCCACCGTCAGGTGAATCCACTCGGTCATGACGAGCAAGATCACGCTCAAAAATGTCGCCCCTGCGACCCACGCCTGCCAATTTTCCATGTTCCTCGCTTCTCCAATAAACAAACCACACCTGGGAAGCTGAGGAGCCAGATCCTTGCAGCCGTCTATTTTCCAGAAAAGCGTTCGAGAAAAGGACGAATAGAACGGTACAAAAATGCTGTCTCTTCAGTCTTCTCCCGCTGCCGACGGAGTTAGCTGACGGGCTAAGGCTGGGAGATGCCCTTCTGCGATCGCTGTACAAACCGGAATTTATCTCCGCTGTACCGCCGCAAATACGCCCCAAGAGATGGTTCCTCCGTTTCGATTGCCCGATTAAGCAGGTTCAGGCGATCGAATTAGGCTGACTTTTTGATGTCACTTTCTATTTCTAACTTTATTCCTTTCAACCCAATTCAGGCGACGCGAAGCCGTTCCCTCTTTGAGGTCATCAGATTGGCGATCGTCCAAATTGGCTTCATCGTACCACTGTCCTCCAAACAGGAGTGTTATCCGCAGATTGAATGCAGATTTTCCCGTTCCCTGAAATCGATGCACGCAAGTGGATGGAGACAAACCAATGGAGACAAGGTAATCGGGCAAGTCGATCGGGGCAAGTCGATGCAGGCAAGTCGATTACAATCAAGGGGATTGCTCTTTCCGCTTGAGGCGTTATGCAATTGAACTGGCACCTAAACTGGCAATTCGACTGGCTCTCGCCAGCTGTTTTTACTTCCCCCGGTCCCATGGTTGGACCCCTGCCGATCCGCTGGTACGGATTGCTGATTGCCTCTGCTGTCCTGATCGGGGTAACGCTATCGACCTATCTGGCAAAGAAACGGGGTGTCAATCCTGACTTGATTAGCGATTTAGCGATCTGGCTGGTGGTGGCAGCGATTCCATCGGCGCGGCTCTACTATGTGGCATTTGAGTGGGACAAGTACGCCAACAATCCAGCGGAGGCTCTGGCGATCTGGCACGGCGGCATTGCGATTCACGGTGCCATTATTGGGGGGGCGATCGCAGCGCTAATTTTTGCCAAGCTAAATAAGGTTCCCTTCTGGCAGCTGGCGGATCTGGTGGCTCCTTCCCTGATTCTGGGACAGGCGATCGGGCGATGGGGAAATTTCTTTAACTCCGAAGCCTTTGGACGACCAACGGATTTGCCCTGGAAGCTCTACATTCCTCTGGCGCAGCGTCCTCCCGGCTACACCCAGTTTGAATATTTCCATCCGACGTTTCTTTACGAATCGCTGTGGAATTTGGGCGTATTCGCCATCCTGATGGTGCTGTTTTTCCGGGGACTGCGCGGCAAGCCTGCGCTAAAGCTGGGAACTCTGTTTCTCACTTATCTGATGTGCTACAGCCTGGGGCGCTTCTGGATTGAGGGGCTGCGAATGGATAGCCTGATGCTGGGTCCGCTGCGAATTGCCCAGGTGGTGAGTCTGGTGGGCGTGGCGATCGGGGCGATCGGCTTACTGTGGCTCTATGGGCTAAATCGGTTTTTGCCGGATGTGGTGTCGAGCGAGGAAGCAGAGGCATCTGCCCAATCTAGCTCCGAACGATCCGACAAGACCCAGGTATAAATTAATTCCGGAGACTGACGAATTACTGGAAAAGAAAAAAGCCCCGAAGTAACCTTCAGGGCATGAATCAGGGTGCATCTATCCCTACTTTCACCGATCGCCTAAGCCTTTGTGGGAATTTACGCAGCGAGTTTATCCAGTTTTTACAGAGGCTCCCCCTTTGTCAAAGTTTTTACAGAGAAAGCAAGATGACGATTCAATTTGACCTGCGCCCTGCTTCAGATCCATCTGAGGATCTGCCCGCGATCGCACCAGCGGTTTACATAGTGGGAGCAGGACCAGGCGACCCCGAGCTTTTGACGCTGAAGGCATATCGATTGCTGAACCAGGCAGATGTAATTCTGTTTGCCGATTCCCTGGTGCCAACGCCCGTTCTGCAAATGGTGCGCTCTGATGCGGAGGTGATTCGCACCGCCAACAAAACCCTGGAGGACATTCTGCCCGTGATGATCGATCGGGTGCGATCGGGCAAATCAGTCGTGCGCCTCCACTCTGGCGATCCGAGCCTCTATGGTGCGGTACATGAACAAATGCAGGCACTTGCCGCCGCCGAAGTTCCCTTTGAGGTGATTCCCGGAATTAGCGCGTTTCAGCTTGCTGCCGCCAAACTCAAAGTCGAACTCACCGTGCCGGGACTGGTACAGACGATTATTTTGACGCGCATCAGCGGACGCACCCAGGTTCCCGCCACCGAAGAACTTTCTTCCCTTGCCGCCCACCAAGCCAGCCTGTGCCTTTACCTGAGTGCCCGCCACGTCCGCGAAGCACAGGACAAACTGATGCAGCACTATCCGGCAGATACGCCCGTCGCCATCTGCTTTCGCCTGGGCTGGGCAGACGAGCAGATCTGGATTACGCCCCTCAGCCAAATGGCAGCCGTGACCGAGGAGAAAGACCTGATCCGCACGACGATGTACGTGATCAGCCCAGCTTTAAAGTCGATCGCTTCCAAGGAAACGGATGGAGCGGATGGAAACGAAGGGGATTTGTATCGATCGCGCCTCTACAACCCGGAACACAATCATCTGTTTCGCCCCCGATAAACCGAATGCGGTGTTCCAAGCCAAAGGATTGGGGCGAGAAAAGCTGACCCATCAGCCACAAAAATAAGCGACAAAAAAGGGGGCTTTTGCCCCCAATTGTTTAATTGAATCTTCGGATGAAGGTTCAGATAAATTTCTAACCGGGAATTCAGGACTGCTGATGCATCTGCTGGTCAATGTAAAAATCGAGTGCTTCCTGTCCCATCTGCTTGCCAATCCGCGACCAGATCAAGCCACCCACCACGGGAGTTAGGAGCAGAGCGATCGCCCAGGCAAACACCGTTGACACACCGATCGACATGAGTGCAGCGGCAAACCCAATGCCCAGTCCCAGCACCAGCCCTGCAAAGGGAAAAGCGACCTGAAGGCGCATCCAGCGAGACCCATATTCCATATTCGGATTTTTATACCAGCGTCCCATTTCCGCACGAACCGAGGCAGCGAAGGCTAAGCCCGATGTCAAACAGATAAATAGACCTGCGGCAAACAGAAAATAGGGCGGCTCACTGGGTCTGGCATTAAAGAAGCTTTCAAGCTGATTCGGGTCTACAAAAGTATTCATGATGCTCTACCAACACAGCAAATTAGGGTTTACAAAACTTGGGTGAAAAAATTATTTCAGGTTCTAAGTCAGGGGGACGGCAGTAAGATAGTTCGCCCTTCTAAGACAAATGAACAATCAAAAATCTCGAAGTTTCAACAGAAAAGAGGTTCGGAGTTTCGCCCGGTCGATCGAGCTTCTATATAATTTGCAAACCGACCCAAAATCCAGCCTACAAACTAATAGAAACTCGACGAAAAATAGAGCCTGAATTATCCGATTTCTATTCTAGAGTCTGGAACCCGGTCTTGTGCTTTCAGTTTCCCGATAGACGGTTGCCTGCCGAGATTTACGCGTTAAGCCAATCAGTCCTAACAGACCCAGTAGACCCAACCATCCCAGGTTATTGTTTCGATCGCCTCTTACATTCCGGTAGGTCGTAGTTGTGGTGGTTGTGGTCGTCGGACTGGGGCTAACGGTTGCCGCAGGGCTGGGAGAAGCGGGGGTCACGATAACCGTCGTTGAAGAGTTTCCTGGCGTAGTGCTGGTTGTCCCCGTACCAGAGTTTGTTCCGGTTCCGGTGGTTCCGGTCGTTCCCGTCGTGCCGGTTCCCGTAGTTCCGGTTCCGGTGGTTCCGGTTGTTCCGGTCGTGCCAGTTCCCGTCGTACCAGTGGTACCGGGGGAGGTCAGCGTCCCAGTGGAGCCAGGGGCGATCGTGCTACCGGTTCCCGTCGTGCCAGTTCCAGTGCTACCAGTTCCGGTGGTGCCGGTCGTTCCCGTCGTGCCAGTTCCCGCTGTCCCCGTTCCCGTTGTCCCTGCTCCGGTGGTTCCGGTCGTGCCAGTTCCCGTCGTGCCGGTGGTAGTCGTTCCCGTCGTGCCGGTGGTGCCGGTTCCCGTCGTACCAGTTCCAGTGCTACCGGTTCCCGTAGAAGTTGCGGTACCAGAAGTGCCAGTGCTGCCTGCCCCGCCTGCGGTTTGCGCCATTCCGGGCGCTGTCAGTGGAGCCGCCAGTAAGCCGATCGCAAACGCACTGACCCAAATTTTATGCTTTAGATTCATCGGATTCATATCTGTCTTCATCCTTGTGTCAATCTTGGTGTTCATCCCTGGAGAATTAGCCTCTGGAATTAATTTCAGAAATTGATTTCTGGTACTAACTTCTGGAACTAATCTCTGGATGAATTGCAGTTCTGCTAAGCGGTTCGATCGACGCACAAATTCCTGATTCAGGTGAAATCCGCTAACGCCTGATTTCTTACGGTTGCAATCAAAATAACAAAACCGATCGCCCCATACGTCTACCGTGAGAACAGCATGAAAAAGCGATCGGTTATATCAAAAGGAACACTCCGGGACAATCACAAGCACATTCGATCGATGTACTAAATGGATGTGCGTAGGAGAGGCAAAACTGCCTAAAAAGTATCTGAGGTTCCCTTCACTTCTGGCTCCTGCAAATTGCGCTCCTCGCTGCGAATTCGCTCATTGTCGCGAAATACCTGGGTTTGGAGAGCAGGCGGAAATTCGGTGCCGAGGGCTGACGCGATTTGTTCTGGTGGCTTGTTTCGCGTTTCAGACCGCAGGTAGTTGCCGTCATGAATTTCCGGAATTGGCTTCATTTTGTGGCTCGTTGTATAGTAACGATGGGTTTGTCCCTTATAGCCACGCTGCTGCAAGGACTCCGCCGAAATCTTTTTCCGCAGTTTGATGATGGCATCCATGATTGCCTCCGGACGGGGCGGGCAACCGGGAATGTAGACATCGATCGGCAGAATTTTATCCGCTCCGCGAATCGTGCTGGGCGAATCTGCACTGAACATGCCACCCGTAATCATGCAGGCTCCCATCGCGATCACGTATTTGGGGTCGGGCATCTGCTCATACAGGCGCAGGGTTGGCTGTGCCATCTTCATGGTGAGCGTGCCTGCCAGGATGATCAGGTCTGCCTGACGCGGAGATGCCCTCGGAATCAGCCCGTAGCGATCGAAGTCAAACCGAGATCCGATCAGCGCAGCAAATTCAATAAAACAGCAGGCAGTTCCATACAGCAGGGGCCAGAGGCTGGACAGTCGCGCCCAGTTGTACAGATCATCCACCGTCGTCAAAATCACGTTCTCTGACAACTGAGTGGTGACGCTGGGATAGGTCGCGGGATTAACAATCAGGTCAGTGGGGGGCAGGTCAGTAGGGAGGTCGCCCGGTTGACCCGATCGAGACGGATTGGTCATCATAGCTGCTTTAACCGCAGAGAGAGTCGATCGAAAAATGCAGATGACCCATAGCAGACTCCCGCACAGAGCAGGACTGCTGACAAGGATCGCCTCTTTACCCTATTTGCTACGTCTGCTTTTTACCTTCTACCAAAAGAAGTACTTCAATTCTGAGATCAAGCCTGAGGTCAAGCCTGGGAAACCTAGCGCTCACTCAGAACTCGACCGCCCCTAAACTCAAATGCTTCTACTCGTTCCCAGGGTCCGCCTCGGTAAGACCAGAGCAGTAGCCCCTCCCCGTAGCCGTACATTGGTTCCCAGGCGATCGCTTCCTGTTCGTATTCCGCTCTCGCCACTTCTGGCGCAACCTTATTTTGAATCGTGACGTGCGGCTTGTACTTTTGCCGATCCTGCGGGGTCAGCCAGGAATGCCAGCCCGTGCTGAGCCGTTGATGCAGGTGAATCAGTTCAGGAGCCTCCAGCTCAGCCGCAAATCCCTTACCCAAGAAGCGAAGGCTGGGAAAAGCAAGAGGGAAT from Leptolyngbya ohadii IS1 includes the following:
- a CDS encoding 2'-5' RNA ligase family protein, coding for MTHYQTRYQTSPLSNADQFALKPLPLVLTLKLDSVSFDRLNALRQQYFPHDRNFLSAHVTMFHALPGEHESDIRETLKALCTHIARFPLAFPSLRFLGKGFAAELEAPELIHLHQRLSTGWHSWLTPQDRQKYKPHVTIQNKVAPEVARAEYEQEAIAWEPMYGYGEGLLLWSYRGGPWERVEAFEFRGGRVLSER
- a CDS encoding N,N-dimethylformamidase beta subunit family domain-containing protein, encoding MDVISFCGALATVQAAEPVPNPTVAENRRPGTTDWQLSRPGLHHEIEGYASRTSVNRGESIAFYVNTPDPEYKIELFRMGWYGGKGARRMGEPILRSSVSQPLPAIDPLTGIIECNWQDPYWLTIPTDAKSGWISGVYLAKLTANRSQKQSYIIFVVRQDDRPSDYLFQSSVTTFQAYNNWGGKSLYRWNSRGGQALKVSFNRPYAPSPNPAAAYGVGAGEFLTNVQPHRRVFSAGWEYNMVRWLEREGYDITYATDIDTHANPNLLRSHRVFLSVGHDEYWSWEMRQNVEAARDAGVSLGFFSSNTCYWQIRLEPGIYGFNRFMPDRTIVAYKEWASLDPVMRDRVETNDRRITTQWRDRRVNRPEAELLGVMYDVDPVLGDITIAPTAPDWILASTNLKPGSRLAGLLGYEVDRISSASPSGIKTIAHSPFHWRRQTRFSDMTMYETKTAAVFATGSMQWSWGLDDFNAPTLRSSYLSQAAQQMTRNVLAHLKAAARQQAQGL
- the lgt gene encoding prolipoprotein diacylglyceryl transferase; protein product: MVGPLPIRWYGLLIASAVLIGVTLSTYLAKKRGVNPDLISDLAIWLVVAAIPSARLYYVAFEWDKYANNPAEALAIWHGGIAIHGAIIGGAIAALIFAKLNKVPFWQLADLVAPSLILGQAIGRWGNFFNSEAFGRPTDLPWKLYIPLAQRPPGYTQFEYFHPTFLYESLWNLGVFAILMVLFFRGLRGKPALKLGTLFLTYLMCYSLGRFWIEGLRMDSLMLGPLRIAQVVSLVGVAIGAIGLLWLYGLNRFLPDVVSSEEAEASAQSSSERSDKTQV
- the nuoB gene encoding NADH-quinone oxidoreductase subunit NuoB; its protein translation is MTNPSRSGQPGDLPTDLPPTDLIVNPATYPSVTTQLSENVILTTVDDLYNWARLSSLWPLLYGTACCFIEFAALIGSRFDFDRYGLIPRASPRQADLIILAGTLTMKMAQPTLRLYEQMPDPKYVIAMGACMITGGMFSADSPSTIRGADKILPIDVYIPGCPPRPEAIMDAIIKLRKKISAESLQQRGYKGQTHRYYTTSHKMKPIPEIHDGNYLRSETRNKPPEQIASALGTEFPPALQTQVFRDNERIRSEERNLQEPEVKGTSDTF
- a CDS encoding chlorophyll a/b-binding protein translates to MVSPSQSTITPNLPEPKFGFNGYAERLNGRAAMIGFVATIAIEYLTGQGLLSWLGLL
- the cobM gene encoding precorrin-4 C(11)-methyltransferase; the protein is MTIQFDLRPASDPSEDLPAIAPAVYIVGAGPGDPELLTLKAYRLLNQADVILFADSLVPTPVLQMVRSDAEVIRTANKTLEDILPVMIDRVRSGKSVVRLHSGDPSLYGAVHEQMQALAAAEVPFEVIPGISAFQLAAAKLKVELTVPGLVQTIILTRISGRTQVPATEELSSLAAHQASLCLYLSARHVREAQDKLMQHYPADTPVAICFRLGWADEQIWITPLSQMAAVTEEKDLIRTTMYVISPALKSIASKETDGADGNEGDLYRSRLYNPEHNHLFRPR
- a CDS encoding ArsB/NhaD family transporter yields the protein MENWQAWVAGATFLSVILLVMTEWIHLTVAAFLGALLLVFANVMTLTEAIEYVGGSYSTLALFFGVMVLVRAFEPTKIFDYLATQMVILAKGQGKRLLLGIVAITTPICAVLPNATTVMLLAPLIPPMAEEVGVDFVPLLILMVFVANSAGLLTIVGDPATFIVGDAINLSFMDYLMRLSLGGALAIVTLVLIIPFLFAPIWNKRLTDLEHLPHPKVNHPRVLALGGIIVAAVLTFFVVGELLPIRVSPAASALLGAALALLLAHQSKIDTVHNILRDVDWSTLLFFMSIFVLIGGLEKTGIIGSLSGLLAVILGQNILLGSLVLLLFVGLISSVVPNIPLVVAMVPLLKQYVVSVGLVGTEVLSPGFEGQFPAEVLPLFYAMMYGATLGGNGTLVGASSNIVAAGIAEQHGKRISFQTFLRYGIPVMLMQLLIAAIYIVGRFFLWR
- a CDS encoding M20 family metallopeptidase, whose product is MLSRIKDIADRLAPRLIEIRRHLHSHPELSGQEYQTAAYVAGVLSSCGLHVQELVGKTGVVGHLNGDSTDSRLLGIRADMDALPIQERTGLEFASHQPGIMHACGHDVHTTVGLGTAMILSQLGTLPGTIRFLFQPAEETAQGASWMIRDGVMEDIDAVLATHVFPTIPGGSIGIRYGALTAAADDLEITILGESGHGARPHEAIDAVWIASQVITSLQQAISRTQNPLRPVVLTIGQINGGRAPNVIADQVRLLGTVRSLHPETSAMLPEWIEGIVSNVCQTYGAKYEMNYRRGVPSVQNDPYLTKIVEDAAQEAWGSDRVQLLMEPSLGAEDFSLYLNHAPGTMFRLGVGFRDRPNYPLHHPQFHVDESSIITGVVTMAYAAYKYWHE